A stretch of the Lentisphaerota bacterium genome encodes the following:
- a CDS encoding RNA-binding protein: MDIYVGNLAYSMTDDELRELFSAHGAVSSARVCIDRMTSRSKGFGFVEMPNSEEAQAAIAALNGRTIGERALRVNESQPKPRSDAPRSGGFGGGGRREGGGDRRERGGGSSRW; the protein is encoded by the coding sequence ATGGATATCTATGTTGGCAACCTCGCCTATTCGATGACCGATGATGAGCTCCGCGAGCTTTTCTCGGCACACGGCGCCGTGAGTTCGGCGCGCGTTTGCATTGACCGCATGACCAGCCGGAGCAAGGGTTTCGGATTCGTCGAGATGCCAAACAGCGAAGAAGCTCAGGCGGCGATCGCCGCGCTCAACGGCCGCACCATTGGGGAGCGGGCGCTGCGCGTGAATGAGTCGCAGCCCAAGCCTCGCAGCGACGCACCCCGCTCCGGCGGGTTCGGCGGCGGCGGACGTCGTGAAGGCGGCGGCGATCGTCGCGAACGCGGCGGCGGATCCTCTCGCTGGTAA
- a CDS encoding MCE family protein, with the protein MSEEAKKTLIGAFVVGGLALAVLGVIAFGSGRMFTQTQRYIQYFDESVKGLSVGAPVMFRGVKVGTVVAVTLEGDLASMKFLVPVVTEIDTRAFALDGAGMQNLEYHQMLITRGLRAQLQMQSFVTGQLLINLDFHPGKAARMLPERTGHLQIPTIASATQELTRRLDELPLAELLDRANQVLVGLNQLLQNPALQHLPGAVTGWVAETRAVIHSAGDEVKTISAEAQQTLAAATAAFAALERVLALEEGPAADLAETAGDALREAQRAFGQISKTGQTLDVALRDDRPVEELREALRELGLAAQAVRTLADTLERNPEALLRGKKPNTGGQE; encoded by the coding sequence ATGAGTGAAGAGGCAAAGAAGACGCTGATCGGGGCGTTCGTCGTCGGCGGTCTGGCGTTGGCGGTTCTGGGCGTGATAGCCTTTGGATCGGGGCGGATGTTCACCCAGACCCAGCGCTACATCCAGTATTTTGACGAGTCGGTGAAAGGTTTGAGCGTCGGCGCGCCGGTGATGTTCCGCGGCGTCAAGGTTGGGACGGTGGTGGCTGTCACGCTCGAGGGCGATCTGGCCAGCATGAAATTTCTGGTGCCCGTCGTCACCGAGATCGACACCCGTGCCTTTGCGCTCGATGGTGCGGGCATGCAGAATCTGGAATATCATCAGATGCTGATCACGAGAGGGTTGCGCGCCCAGTTGCAGATGCAGAGTTTTGTCACCGGTCAGTTACTGATCAATCTCGATTTCCATCCCGGAAAGGCGGCGCGGATGTTGCCTGAGCGCACCGGGCATTTGCAGATTCCGACCATCGCGTCGGCCACGCAGGAGCTGACCCGGAGGCTGGATGAATTGCCGCTGGCTGAGCTGCTGGACCGCGCGAACCAGGTGCTGGTCGGTCTGAACCAGTTGCTCCAGAATCCGGCCCTGCAGCATTTGCCGGGTGCCGTCACGGGTTGGGTGGCCGAGACCCGGGCCGTGATCCATTCGGCGGGTGATGAGGTGAAAACGATTTCGGCAGAGGCGCAACAGACGCTGGCGGCGGCGACAGCGGCGTTTGCGGCGCTGGAGCGGGTGCTGGCGCTCGAAGAAGGGCCGGCGGCCGATCTCGCGGAGACGGCGGGCGACGCGCTGCGGGAGGCGCAGCGCGCATTTGGGCAGATCAGCAAGACGGGTCAGACGTTGGATGTGGCGCTGCGTGATGACCGGCCGGTTGAAGAGCTGCGCGAGGCGTTGCGCGAGCTGGGGCTGGCGGCGCAGGCCGTGCGGACCTTGGCCGACACGTTGGAGCGGAACCCGGAGGCGTTGCTGCGGGGCAAAAAGCCGAACACAGGAGGTCAGGAATGA
- a CDS encoding nitronate monooxygenase: MHIALPKIIQGGMGVGVSNWHLAQAVSKLGHLGVVSGTALDLVMARRLQTGDPGGHVRRALRHFVWPQMAQRVLDALFVPGGIKPDEHYTFLGLPTIKENHARNELCIVSNFVEVFLAREGHSNPVGINYLEKIQLPHLPSLYGAMLAGVAVVIVGAGIAVEFPGVLDVLAQHQPATYSIRVHGAQADTECTSRFDPGDYLEAGAALPALSRPDFLPIISSDALASIFIRKASGRVDGFVVESPQAGGHNAPPRGTLHLTDDGQPIYGPRDTVNFAAIRKLGLPFWVGGSYDSPEQLKVAEAEGAAGIQVGTAFALCTDSGLPSEIRRTLVAKALAGEAHVFTDPVASPTGFPFKVAQLEGTLSERAVYLKRQRICDLGYLREPYRREDGTVGYRCAAEPELNFLAKGGKADEMAGRICVCNGLLANIGLAQRLPGRVEPCLLTLGDSFASIGRFCRADSLDFSAEDVVRTLLG; the protein is encoded by the coding sequence ATGCACATTGCACTTCCCAAAATCATTCAGGGTGGCATGGGTGTCGGCGTGTCCAATTGGCACCTGGCGCAAGCCGTTTCAAAGCTCGGGCACCTCGGTGTCGTGTCGGGGACCGCACTCGATCTGGTGATGGCGCGCCGACTCCAGACCGGCGACCCCGGCGGCCATGTCCGGCGTGCCCTGAGGCATTTCGTGTGGCCCCAGATGGCCCAGCGGGTTCTGGACGCGCTGTTCGTGCCGGGCGGCATCAAGCCGGATGAACACTACACGTTTCTGGGCCTGCCGACCATCAAGGAAAATCACGCGCGTAATGAATTGTGCATTGTGTCGAACTTCGTGGAGGTCTTCCTTGCGCGCGAGGGGCATTCCAATCCCGTGGGCATCAATTATCTCGAGAAGATCCAACTGCCGCACCTGCCCTCCCTTTACGGGGCGATGCTGGCGGGCGTGGCGGTGGTGATCGTGGGCGCGGGCATTGCCGTTGAATTTCCCGGCGTCTTGGATGTGTTGGCGCAGCACCAGCCCGCCACCTATTCCATTCGCGTGCATGGCGCGCAGGCCGACACGGAATGCACGTCCCGATTTGATCCGGGCGATTATCTGGAGGCGGGCGCGGCGCTGCCGGCGCTATCCAGACCCGACTTCCTGCCGATCATCTCGTCGGACGCGCTGGCCTCAATCTTCATTCGCAAGGCCAGCGGGCGCGTGGACGGCTTTGTGGTCGAGTCGCCCCAGGCGGGCGGACATAATGCGCCGCCGCGCGGCACCTTGCATCTGACCGATGACGGCCAGCCGATTTACGGGCCGCGCGACACGGTCAATTTTGCGGCGATACGCAAATTGGGCCTGCCGTTCTGGGTGGGAGGCTCGTACGACTCGCCCGAGCAGTTGAAGGTGGCGGAGGCGGAGGGCGCCGCCGGCATACAGGTCGGCACCGCCTTTGCCTTGTGCACCGATTCGGGGCTGCCCTCCGAGATCCGGCGCACGCTGGTAGCCAAGGCGCTCGCTGGCGAGGCGCACGTGTTTACCGATCCGGTAGCCTCGCCGACAGGCTTCCCCTTCAAGGTGGCTCAGTTGGAAGGCACGCTTTCCGAGCGCGCGGTTTATCTGAAGCGGCAGCGGATCTGTGATCTGGGCTATCTGCGAGAGCCTTACCGGCGGGAGGATGGGACCGTGGGGTACCGCTGTGCAGCCGAACCGGAATTGAACTTTCTGGCCAAGGGCGGGAAGGCCGATGAGATGGCCGGACGCATCTGCGTGTGCAACGGGCTGCTGGCCAATATCGGACTGGCCCAGCGGCTGCCCGGCCGGGTCGAACCCTGCCTGCTGACGCTGGGCGATTCATTCGCCAGCATCGGCCGGTTCTGCCGGGCGGACAGTCTCGATTTCAGCGCCGAAGATGTGGTGCGCACGCTTCTGGGGTAG
- a CDS encoding membrane integrity-associated transporter subunit PqiC, with the protein MKIQRSARVGGMAAALFVAGCASSPAVRYYALSARLRPEATVPNVPPPRVITVGPVALADYLNHPNVTVRRVSGGAQTLVHLELDRWGGSFRDAVTRAVSDNLAAELSPQNVLVVPRSDTAAGDLGVSLSINRFERNGARVELQGAWFLTDTATRQVRAAGALQASAPVADGGAAATVAAMSRALESACGELAGRVRETCMQPAAGGDGGTPAP; encoded by the coding sequence ATGAAAATCCAGAGGAGTGCCCGTGTCGGCGGGATGGCCGCCGCTCTATTCGTGGCCGGGTGCGCGAGTTCGCCTGCGGTCCGGTATTATGCCCTTTCGGCGCGGTTGCGGCCGGAGGCGACAGTGCCGAATGTGCCGCCGCCCCGTGTGATCACGGTCGGTCCGGTTGCGCTGGCCGACTACCTGAACCACCCGAATGTGACGGTGCGCCGCGTCAGCGGGGGCGCGCAGACGCTGGTCCATCTGGAACTCGACCGCTGGGGCGGCTCGTTCCGCGATGCGGTGACCCGCGCGGTCAGTGACAATCTCGCGGCCGAGCTCTCGCCGCAAAACGTCCTCGTCGTGCCGCGGAGTGATACGGCTGCGGGCGACCTCGGCGTGAGCCTCTCGATCAACCGCTTTGAACGCAACGGCGCCCGCGTTGAGCTGCAGGGCGCGTGGTTTCTGACCGACACGGCCACGCGGCAGGTCCGCGCCGCCGGCGCGTTGCAGGCGTCGGCGCCGGTGGCCGATGGCGGCGCCGCCGCAACGGTCGCGGCCATGAGCCGGGCGCTGGAATCGGCGTGCGGCGAGCTGGCCGGGCGCGTGCGGGAGACATGCATGCAGCCCGCCGCCGGAGGCGATGGCGGCACGCCAGCCCCTTGA
- a CDS encoding response regulator, which translates to MNLTSVIRLCHTCPESSPVRSPVGRCGACPQRSDNHFCNEGLGMRDVFTGDPVKTGPVSILLVEDDAACALLIQNLLTQWRRDAFSIRRADCLAAALREVVQGGIDLVLLDLGLPDSRGLDTFVRMQAAAGRVPIIVLSGLDDETLGTATVQQGAQDYIIKGQAPELNASLVRAIRYAIERSRAQQALADEHDLLRNILDNLPDQIYLKDKVGRFVAANPATLRFLGASAASDIIGKSDRDFFPSELAARFQSEELDLLQRDQPCMNREAALTDAAGQPRWLLTTKVLLRDHAGAFQSLLGINRDITDLKRAEAYREMAREILQMLNEPGDLPIMIQRVLAVLKTRTGFDAVGIRLQDGEDYPYVAQMGFSPDFLLTENTLIGRTSDGGVCRNPDGHVSLECTCGLVISGKTDPANPLFTRGGSCWTNHSFPLLDLPPGADPRYRPRNTCIHQGFASVALVPIHVKDRIVGLLQFNDRRTGCFSLDTVEQFEGIASLIGAALMRTRADDQLKQAHAELIKAHEALAAAQMRLIEAAKMESVGQLAAGVAHEVKNPLAIALMGLEFLSNTVATNDDQVATAIQDTKDALLQADYIVRELLNFAAPAKLEMKLQDLNGVVEHALRLARLEARNRQIAVCVDLGQNLPHLPLDRIKIEQVFLNLCMNAIESMPEGGTLILKTRVHPLETGGAEVIADVEDTGPGIPEGNLQKVFDPFFTKKQIGKGTGLGLSVARQIIELHGGTIRIGNRPEGGTRVTITLHTQTGE; encoded by the coding sequence ATGAACTTGACATCTGTCATCCGCCTCTGCCACACTTGCCCCGAAAGTAGCCCTGTGCGTTCCCCGGTCGGCCGCTGCGGGGCTTGCCCGCAGAGATCCGACAATCATTTCTGCAATGAGGGATTGGGTATGCGTGACGTGTTCACCGGTGACCCCGTGAAGACCGGACCCGTCAGTATCCTCTTGGTGGAGGACGACGCGGCGTGCGCCCTGCTGATTCAGAACCTGTTGACGCAGTGGCGGCGCGACGCCTTCAGCATCCGGCGAGCCGACTGTCTGGCGGCGGCGCTGAGGGAGGTGGTCCAGGGGGGGATAGACCTCGTGCTTTTGGACCTTGGGCTGCCTGACAGCCGGGGTCTCGACACGTTCGTTCGCATGCAGGCCGCCGCAGGACGGGTGCCGATCATTGTGCTGTCCGGTCTGGACGATGAGACGCTGGGCACCGCGACGGTTCAGCAGGGCGCTCAGGACTATATCATCAAGGGACAGGCGCCGGAACTGAACGCATCCCTCGTGCGCGCCATCCGCTACGCCATTGAACGGTCCCGCGCGCAGCAGGCGCTGGCCGACGAGCACGATCTGCTGCGCAATATCCTAGACAACCTGCCGGATCAAATCTACCTGAAGGACAAAGTGGGCCGATTCGTGGCCGCTAACCCCGCGACCCTCCGTTTTCTGGGCGCATCCGCCGCCAGCGACATCATCGGCAAGAGTGATCGTGATTTTTTCCCGTCCGAACTCGCCGCCCGGTTCCAGTCCGAAGAATTGGATCTTTTGCAGCGCGACCAGCCGTGCATGAACCGCGAGGCGGCCTTGACGGACGCTGCGGGCCAGCCGCGGTGGCTGTTGACCACCAAGGTGCTTCTGCGCGATCACGCGGGCGCGTTCCAGAGCCTGCTGGGCATCAACCGCGACATTACCGACCTCAAGCGGGCCGAGGCCTACAGGGAAATGGCCCGGGAGATTCTGCAAATGCTGAACGAGCCGGGAGACCTGCCGATCATGATCCAGCGCGTGCTTGCCGTCTTGAAGACGCGGACGGGGTTCGATGCCGTGGGCATCCGTCTGCAGGATGGCGAGGACTACCCTTATGTCGCCCAGATGGGTTTCTCTCCGGATTTTTTGCTGACGGAAAACACGCTGATCGGACGCACCTCGGATGGCGGGGTGTGCCGGAACCCGGATGGCCATGTCAGCTTGGAGTGCACCTGTGGCCTGGTCATTTCCGGAAAGACCGATCCCGCCAACCCGCTCTTCACGCGAGGGGGAAGCTGCTGGACGAACCATTCCTTCCCGCTGCTGGATCTTCCGCCCGGCGCGGATCCGCGGTATCGGCCGCGCAACACCTGCATCCATCAGGGTTTCGCCTCCGTGGCGCTGGTGCCCATCCACGTGAAGGACCGCATCGTCGGGCTGCTGCAATTCAATGACCGCCGCACAGGGTGCTTCTCGCTCGACACGGTCGAACAGTTTGAAGGCATCGCCTCGCTCATCGGCGCCGCGCTGATGCGCACGCGGGCCGACGACCAGTTGAAGCAGGCTCACGCGGAACTCATCAAGGCGCACGAGGCATTGGCCGCCGCCCAAATGCGCCTGATTGAGGCGGCCAAGATGGAATCCGTGGGCCAGTTGGCAGCCGGTGTCGCCCACGAGGTCAAGAATCCTCTGGCGATCGCGCTGATGGGCTTGGAATTTCTATCGAACACGGTCGCCACAAACGATGATCAGGTGGCGACGGCCATCCAGGACACGAAGGATGCCCTCCTGCAGGCCGATTACATCGTGCGCGAACTGCTGAACTTCGCGGCGCCGGCAAAACTGGAGATGAAGCTTCAAGATCTGAACGGGGTGGTTGAACATGCGCTGCGCCTGGCTCGCTTGGAGGCGCGGAACCGGCAGATCGCCGTCTGCGTCGATCTGGGGCAGAACCTGCCGCACCTGCCCTTGGACAGAATCAAGATCGAGCAGGTGTTTCTGAATCTCTGCATGAACGCCATCGAATCCATGCCCGAGGGCGGGACACTGATCCTGAAGACCCGCGTCCATCCGCTTGAAACCGGGGGCGCGGAGGTCATCGCGGACGTGGAAGACACCGGCCCCGGGATTCCCGAAGGCAATCTGCAGAAAGTCTTCGACCCGTTCTTCACCAAGAAACAAATAGGGAAAGGAACCGGACTCGGCCTCTCGGTGGCCAGGCAGATCATCGAGTTGCACGGTGGCACGATCAGGATCGGCAACCGCCCCGAAGGCGGCACGCGGGTGACGATCACGCTCCACACTCAAACAGGAGAATAA
- a CDS encoding glucose 1-dehydrogenase — MARYEFAGKVAVVTGGAQGIGDGIVRKLLEDGMSVAVGDVDAEALDEASGTFSASGRWLGVRADVAREADVRALMRAAVARFGRIDALINNAGIGSGLTPLEETTLEAWERVMAVNLTGSFLCAREAAQELRRHNGAMVNIASTRALQSEPNTFAYSASKGGLVALTHALAVSLGPAVRVNAICPGWIEVGACRKASARRPVAHRAADQAQHPAGRVGTPADIAELVAYLIAPESGFVTGQAFAVDGGMTIKMIYEPEA, encoded by the coding sequence ATGGCCAGATATGAGTTTGCGGGCAAAGTGGCGGTGGTGACCGGCGGCGCGCAGGGCATTGGCGACGGCATCGTGCGCAAGTTGCTCGAGGACGGCATGTCGGTGGCCGTCGGCGACGTTGATGCCGAGGCGCTGGATGAGGCGTCGGGGACGTTTTCAGCATCGGGCCGCTGGTTGGGCGTGCGGGCCGACGTGGCGCGCGAAGCCGACGTGCGGGCCTTGATGCGGGCGGCCGTCGCGCGCTTCGGCCGAATTGATGCGCTCATCAACAACGCCGGAATCGGCAGCGGCCTGACGCCTCTGGAGGAGACGACGCTGGAGGCCTGGGAGCGCGTGATGGCCGTCAATCTCACCGGATCGTTCCTGTGCGCGCGCGAAGCGGCTCAGGAACTGCGCCGACACAACGGCGCGATGGTGAACATCGCCTCGACACGCGCCCTGCAATCCGAACCCAACACCTTCGCCTACTCCGCCAGCAAAGGCGGCCTCGTCGCGCTGACGCACGCGCTGGCGGTGAGCCTTGGGCCGGCGGTGCGGGTCAATGCGATCTGCCCCGGCTGGATCGAGGTCGGAGCGTGTCGGAAGGCATCGGCGCGCCGCCCGGTGGCGCATCGCGCGGCCGATCAGGCCCAGCATCCGGCCGGACGTGTCGGAACCCCCGCAGACATTGCCGAACTGGTCGCCTATCTGATCGCCCCCGAATCGGGGTTTGTGACCGGACAGGCCTTTGCCGTCGATGGTGGCATGACCATCAAGATGATTTACGAGCCGGAAGCGTGA
- a CDS encoding response regulator encodes MFKKRILIVDDEPKFTQMVRFNLEKTGAYEVMEVNHPKQALEAATRFKPDLVLLDVMMPGMDGGDVAAQLRRNPGLKNVPVMFVTAAVAQSEAGEHGYRSGGDIFLAKPITLDALLAAIAENLRHSPPVTDACKGP; translated from the coding sequence ATGTTCAAGAAACGCATCCTGATTGTTGATGACGAACCCAAGTTCACGCAAATGGTGCGGTTCAATCTGGAGAAAACGGGGGCTTACGAAGTGATGGAGGTGAACCATCCGAAGCAGGCGCTGGAAGCGGCCACCCGATTCAAGCCCGATCTGGTTCTGCTGGACGTGATGATGCCCGGAATGGACGGCGGCGATGTCGCCGCCCAGCTCAGGCGGAACCCCGGCCTCAAGAATGTGCCGGTCATGTTTGTCACGGCGGCCGTGGCGCAAAGCGAAGCAGGCGAGCACGGTTACCGCAGCGGCGGAGACATCTTCCTCGCCAAGCCGATCACGCTCGACGCGCTGCTCGCGGCCATCGCTGAAAATCTGCGCCACAGTCCGCCCGTGACGGATGCCTGTAAAGGACCGTGA